In Mucilaginibacter celer, one DNA window encodes the following:
- a CDS encoding ABC transporter permease, whose translation MIRYQLFISTPALLFLLAASVWLAVSLRLWFSPKNNKNVNRLLALILIIILLWLIGTVCINTQPENHFKQWSWLPTRFFLSLGPLIFFFVRSIALPEETFKTKELWHFSPLLPELGLHIVEVIQSANSDAATYNTPVYKQWSPVLQLLACISIAIYLYRCSKLVKYSAKADVNKLSGRQSLRVDLSSTDKLIQKGYWLRHQMKTHRYYQDAELNLNSLAKTLGISIHELSKIINTGLRKNFNDFVNEFRIQDVIRKMRDPGYDRITLLGIAYDCGFNSKSTFNRTFKQITGKSPAEYKTELKNKRPNHDLKRLAPTAAIISDHKTNPVWAGDKLNRNYMFRNYLKIAWRNMLYNKVYSALNIVGLAAGMAVALLIGLWVTDQYLYDRFLPDYARLYQVEMNLTSQHNGTSTQTSIALPLVDVLRKEIPGVQYVAETDNIGRMNHGLLVGDKKLYLEGGAAGPDFFKIFQYPFVKGDANSALKDTYSIVITESTAKALFGYADPMGKAVRFDNAQNMTVTGVIKDLPANATLKFNYLTPFAYSEATQGWIKEGRTKWTYNSFSAYVALQPGVNYAQIAPKIRDLVDKRSPEMRSLKPEVFMHPLADWHLYNDFKNGKVAGGFVDYVRLFGIIGILVLAIACINFMNLSTARSEKRAREVGVRKAIGSGRIDLVYQFLLESVLITSISFLLCLLFVQLALPSFNALTGSYIQIPYGNVAFWCIMIAFVLLTGLAAGSRPAFYLSSFSPVKVLKGSIRIGKAATLPRKILVVVQFTCSVALIISTVIVYQQIQFVKDRPTGYNANRLVMTDMNGDLSPHYEALKNELLSLGLVESVASSTSPATQVYSHFSLEKWPGKNAGDEQVNIGAIWVSDDYFKTLGITFAEGHNFTGTWKSDTSNVIVNEAFVNRIGLQDPVNRLIKVNFGNTPVKIIGVVKDALMESPYTPVAPAVFGHSPYGFVITYRLPKNVNTHTAIEKIGKVFQKYNPAFPYQYKFIDDEYAQKFNLEVLVGKLAGVFAALAIFISCLGLFGLAAYVAEQRTKEIGIRKVLGASIAQVWMLLSRDFVVLVIISCLIASPLALYFLQHWLQKYAYHVSIGLGVFIASGIAAIVITLVTISFQAIKAALTNPVKSLRSE comes from the coding sequence ATGATCCGTTATCAACTTTTTATTAGCACACCAGCGTTGCTTTTCCTGTTGGCTGCGTCCGTATGGCTGGCCGTTAGCCTACGGCTATGGTTTTCTCCTAAAAACAACAAAAACGTTAATCGCCTGCTTGCTCTTATACTGATCATAATTTTACTTTGGCTGATCGGAACGGTTTGTATCAACACCCAACCTGAAAATCATTTTAAACAATGGAGCTGGTTACCCACCCGGTTTTTCCTTAGCCTTGGCCCGCTGATATTCTTTTTTGTTAGGAGCATAGCCCTGCCCGAAGAGACGTTTAAAACTAAAGAACTGTGGCATTTCAGTCCCTTATTACCGGAGCTGGGCTTACATATAGTGGAAGTTATTCAAAGCGCAAACTCTGATGCAGCCACCTATAATACTCCGGTGTATAAGCAATGGAGCCCGGTGCTGCAATTACTGGCCTGCATTTCAATTGCTATCTATTTGTATCGCTGCTCAAAACTGGTTAAATATTCTGCAAAGGCAGATGTTAATAAGCTATCCGGCAGGCAATCGTTACGGGTGGATCTGTCATCGACAGATAAGCTGATTCAAAAAGGCTATTGGCTGCGGCATCAAATGAAAACGCACCGGTATTACCAGGATGCAGAACTCAACTTAAACTCGCTGGCCAAAACACTTGGCATCTCTATCCACGAACTATCGAAAATCATCAATACCGGCCTGCGAAAAAACTTTAATGATTTTGTTAATGAATTCCGGATCCAGGATGTCATCCGGAAAATGAGGGATCCGGGGTACGATAGGATAACCCTTTTGGGCATCGCTTACGATTGTGGCTTCAATTCAAAATCTACTTTTAACCGCACCTTTAAACAAATTACAGGCAAAAGCCCGGCAGAATATAAGACTGAGCTGAAAAATAAGCGCCCAAATCATGATTTGAAGCGCCTGGCACCAACTGCAGCTATAATTTCGGATCATAAAACCAATCCTGTATGGGCTGGTGATAAATTAAACCGCAATTATATGTTTCGTAATTATCTGAAAATTGCATGGCGCAATATGCTGTATAACAAAGTTTACAGCGCTCTGAACATTGTTGGGCTCGCAGCCGGTATGGCGGTGGCGCTGCTGATTGGTTTATGGGTAACTGATCAATATTTGTACGACCGGTTTTTGCCCGATTATGCCCGGTTGTACCAGGTAGAAATGAACCTCACTTCACAGCACAATGGTACATCTACCCAAACATCCATAGCGCTGCCGCTGGTTGATGTGTTGCGAAAGGAAATTCCGGGTGTGCAGTATGTGGCCGAGACCGACAATATAGGCCGGATGAACCATGGTTTGTTGGTGGGTGATAAAAAGCTGTACCTGGAAGGCGGTGCCGCCGGTCCCGATTTTTTTAAAATATTTCAATATCCTTTTGTGAAGGGAGATGCCAACTCGGCTTTGAAGGATACCTATTCCATCGTTATTACAGAATCGACAGCTAAAGCATTATTTGGCTATGCCGACCCGATGGGAAAGGCAGTGCGTTTTGATAATGCGCAAAACATGACCGTTACCGGCGTTATTAAAGATCTGCCGGCAAACGCAACGCTTAAATTTAATTATTTAACGCCATTTGCCTACAGTGAAGCAACCCAGGGGTGGATAAAGGAAGGGCGTACCAAGTGGACGTATAATTCATTTTCGGCTTATGTGGCCTTGCAACCTGGCGTAAATTATGCACAGATTGCACCGAAAATAAGGGATCTGGTTGATAAAAGAAGCCCGGAGATGCGATCACTTAAGCCAGAGGTATTTATGCATCCCCTGGCCGACTGGCACCTGTACAATGATTTTAAAAACGGAAAAGTGGCCGGCGGATTTGTGGATTACGTACGATTGTTCGGTATTATCGGCATCCTGGTATTGGCAATAGCCTGTATTAATTTCATGAACCTTTCAACCGCCCGATCAGAAAAACGGGCGCGCGAAGTTGGTGTTCGCAAAGCTATCGGCTCCGGGCGCATTGACCTCGTTTACCAGTTTTTGCTCGAGTCGGTATTAATCACGTCTATATCATTTCTGTTGTGCCTTCTTTTTGTTCAACTGGCGCTTCCGTCTTTCAACGCTTTAACAGGCTCATACATCCAAATCCCCTATGGCAACGTGGCTTTTTGGTGTATCATGATTGCCTTTGTGCTGTTAACCGGCTTAGCCGCCGGAAGCAGGCCTGCGTTTTACCTTTCTTCATTTAGCCCCGTAAAAGTGCTGAAAGGAAGTATCCGGATAGGCAAAGCCGCAACGCTGCCCCGTAAAATATTGGTGGTTGTACAATTTACCTGCTCGGTAGCATTGATTATCAGTACCGTAATTGTTTACCAGCAAATACAATTTGTGAAAGATCGCCCAACCGGCTACAATGCCAACCGTTTGGTAATGACTGATATGAACGGCGATCTTTCCCCACATTATGAGGCTTTGAAAAATGAACTGCTATCATTAGGCCTGGTAGAGAGCGTAGCATCATCAACATCGCCGGCAACGCAGGTATACAGCCATTTTTCGCTGGAGAAATGGCCCGGCAAGAATGCCGGAGACGAACAGGTGAATATTGGTGCGATATGGGTATCGGATGATTATTTTAAAACCCTGGGCATAACCTTTGCCGAAGGACACAATTTTACGGGCACCTGGAAGAGCGACACCTCGAATGTGATCGTAAATGAAGCTTTCGTAAACCGTATCGGCCTTCAAGATCCGGTTAACCGGCTTATAAAAGTTAATTTTGGCAACACACCTGTAAAAATTATCGGTGTGGTAAAAGATGCACTAATGGAATCGCCCTATACACCGGTGGCTCCGGCTGTTTTCGGTCATAGCCCTTATGGTTTTGTAATCACCTATCGTTTGCCAAAAAATGTGAATACACATACGGCAATAGAAAAAATAGGCAAGGTGTTTCAAAAGTATAACCCGGCTTTTCCTTATCAATATAAGTTTATAGATGATGAGTATGCGCAAAAATTTAACCTCGAGGTACTTGTAGGCAAACTGGCTGGCGTTTTTGCCGCCCTGGCCATATTTATTTCCTGCCTGGGCTTGTTTGGCCTGGCCGCTTATGTAGCCGAGCAACGTACCAAAGAGATTGGCATCCGCAAAGTTTTAGGCGCATCAATTGCGCAGGTTTGGATGCTGCTTTCGCGCGATTTTGTAGTGCTGGTTATCATCAGTTGCCTCATTGCTTCGCCTCTTGCGCTTTACTTTTTGCAGCATTGGCTTCAAAAATATGCCTATCATGTTAGTATCGGTTTGGGGGTATTTATTGCATCGGGAATAGCGGCCATCGTTATTACCCTGGTTACTATCAGCTTCCAGGCAATAAAAGCTGCGTTGACCAATCCGGTGAAAAGTTTGCGGAGTGAATGA
- the darT gene encoding type II toxin-antitoxin system toxin DNA ADP-ribosyl transferase DarT, with amino-acid sequence MNVQQNSNENYVSIGAGGLISKRENVFLSNGNTLGDYIPFYFGPRMPMLYVIKLGAQSVLYNLKQTSSEDVIYCITSVEQILEHQLEFVFSNGHAVSDLTDFFDGTDVGSIAEIIDMQAVNARYWRDENDLDLKRRKEAEFLVLGDIPASAILGFVVYNENVEQKLLKLGIDKGKIAVKPSYYF; translated from the coding sequence ATCAACGTTCAGCAAAATAGCAATGAAAATTATGTTTCGATCGGTGCCGGTGGCTTAATATCAAAAAGAGAAAATGTTTTTTTGTCAAACGGCAATACTTTGGGAGATTACATTCCATTTTATTTCGGTCCAAGAATGCCAATGCTTTATGTAATAAAACTTGGTGCGCAAAGTGTGTTATATAATTTAAAGCAAACATCATCAGAAGATGTTATATATTGTATCACGAGCGTTGAGCAGATACTTGAACATCAACTTGAGTTTGTATTTTCGAATGGACATGCGGTAAGTGATCTGACCGATTTTTTTGATGGAACAGATGTTGGTAGTATCGCCGAAATAATTGATATGCAGGCAGTAAATGCACGTTATTGGCGAGATGAAAATGATCTTGATTTAAAAAGAAGAAAGGAAGCTGAGTTTTTGGTATTAGGAGATATACCTGCAAGTGCCATATTAGGCTTTGTTGTTTATAATGAAAATGTAGAGCAAAAGTTATTGAAACTGGGCATTGATAAAGGTAAAATAGCGGTTAAACCAAGTTACTATTTTTGA
- the darG gene encoding type II toxin-antitoxin system antitoxin DNA ADP-ribosyl glycohydrolase DarG produces the protein MIRYTEGNILESEADALVNTVNTVGVMGKGLALQFKKEFPHNFKVYQQACKSKSFKIGDLIVTEDDSLLYGKKIIIDLPTKTDWRKPSEYSYIETGLKRLASLIQEKQLKSIAIPPLGTGHGGLEWAKVQSLIEAALKNTDSDILVYLPNAVIKEAMKEERAKLTPARAMLLAVLFDLAKSGEFVSEFAAEKVAYFLQRFGAKNEFKLTFEPNFYGPYSGKVRRVLYYLNGSYITGYSAMDKKPFEELGIMMDAEADVLAYLNQEPNLRYLDIVNKTKDFLSGFYSAFGLELLSTIDFLSLKFKTKNLDEILTHLKDWSNRKQTMFSNKRFIEQAIARLEGYNLE, from the coding sequence ATGATCAGATATACCGAAGGTAATATATTAGAAAGTGAAGCTGATGCTTTGGTAAACACTGTAAACACTGTTGGGGTTATGGGAAAAGGTTTGGCTTTGCAGTTTAAAAAAGAATTTCCTCACAATTTCAAGGTTTATCAACAAGCATGTAAGAGCAAAAGCTTCAAAATAGGCGATTTGATAGTTACTGAAGATGATTCGCTGCTGTATGGCAAAAAAATAATTATTGACCTGCCTACAAAAACAGATTGGCGTAAACCATCGGAGTACAGTTATATTGAAACAGGTTTAAAACGATTAGCGTCACTTATACAAGAAAAACAACTCAAATCTATCGCTATACCTCCATTAGGCACCGGGCATGGCGGGTTGGAATGGGCCAAGGTACAAAGCCTGATAGAGGCAGCATTAAAGAATACAGACAGTGATATACTGGTGTACTTACCTAATGCTGTGATTAAAGAGGCCATGAAAGAAGAACGCGCAAAACTAACCCCCGCAAGAGCCATGTTATTAGCCGTTTTATTTGACTTAGCCAAAAGCGGGGAGTTTGTATCTGAGTTCGCAGCCGAGAAAGTTGCTTATTTTTTACAACGCTTTGGAGCAAAAAATGAGTTTAAGTTAACCTTCGAGCCTAATTTTTATGGCCCGTATTCAGGAAAAGTACGACGCGTGCTTTATTATCTTAATGGAAGCTACATTACCGGCTATAGCGCCATGGATAAAAAGCCTTTTGAAGAATTAGGAATTATGATGGACGCGGAAGCAGATGTCTTAGCATACCTGAACCAGGAACCCAATCTCAGATATCTTGATATCGTAAATAAAACTAAAGATTTTTTATCGGGATTTTATTCGGCTTTTGGGTTAGAACTCTTATCTACCATAGACTTTCTATCGTTAAAGTTTAAAACTAAAAATTTAGATGAGATACTAACACATTTGAAAGATTGGAGCAACAGAAAGCAAACCATGTTTTCGAATAAAAGATTTATTGAACAGGCAATAGCAAGGCTTGAAGGATATAATTTAGAATAG
- a CDS encoding S41 family peptidase translates to MKRTAGVIFRTTILLFLGIMIGLLLNRDFATHNLGLSFANNSKIAKVLQLVDRNYVDSVNIDSIEGVSVNNLLQNLDPHSLYLPQQQAQSINERLDGGFNGIGIEYQVLRDTLIITQVYAGGPAEKAGLLVGSKVVSVDGEKFSGTNITTKRINKVFRGDADSALKLGVILPLSTKPKVIDIKRGHVDLSSVDAAYMADAKTGYIKISKFSATTDVDFRKALTNLKVDGMDKLMLDLRGNGGGYLNAATSLADEFLTGKKLIVYTKGIHEPRTDYFATDSGMFQNGKVVVLIDEYSASASEILAGALQDLDRATIVGRRSFGKGLVQQQFGFEDGSAVNLTVARYYTPSGRSIQKSYKNGVDSYRSELAQRMQKGELFSEQSNLNDSIFKSPSNYHTSSGRKVFSGGGIMPDVFVPADTTRSTMLIQDLSQQQLFTAYVIDRQQQLLKEYPTEDAFLKQYTVTNDDVDRFILYASQTIKEMDSHEVMISREPIKTILKAHTARFKWGDNAYFKVVNADDVTFKKGLEQ, encoded by the coding sequence ATGAAGAGGACCGCGGGTGTAATTTTCCGGACAACAATCCTGCTATTTTTGGGGATCATGATAGGCTTATTGCTTAACAGGGATTTTGCTACCCATAACCTCGGCCTTTCATTTGCCAACAACAGCAAAATAGCCAAAGTGCTGCAACTGGTTGATCGTAACTATGTTGATAGCGTTAACATTGACAGCATCGAGGGTGTATCGGTAAACAACCTGCTCCAGAACCTCGATCCGCATTCGCTTTACTTACCGCAACAGCAGGCACAATCCATTAACGAACGTTTGGACGGTGGTTTTAACGGCATAGGCATTGAATATCAGGTGCTGCGAGATACGCTGATTATCACCCAGGTATATGCCGGAGGCCCTGCCGAAAAAGCCGGATTACTGGTTGGCAGCAAAGTGGTGAGTGTAGATGGCGAGAAGTTTTCGGGAACAAACATTACCACCAAAAGGATCAATAAGGTTTTCAGGGGCGATGCTGATTCGGCCTTGAAACTTGGTGTGATTCTACCGCTAAGCACCAAACCTAAAGTGATAGATATTAAACGCGGCCACGTTGACCTGAGCAGCGTTGACGCAGCTTACATGGCCGATGCCAAAACCGGCTATATCAAAATCAGCAAGTTTTCGGCCACTACCGATGTTGATTTCAGAAAAGCGCTAACCAACCTGAAAGTTGACGGGATGGATAAGCTAATGCTCGACCTGCGCGGTAACGGCGGAGGCTATCTTAATGCAGCTACATCATTGGCCGATGAGTTTTTAACCGGTAAAAAGCTGATAGTTTATACTAAAGGCATTCATGAACCGCGTACCGATTATTTCGCTACAGATTCGGGCATGTTTCAGAATGGTAAAGTTGTGGTACTGATAGACGAGTATTCGGCTTCTGCCAGCGAAATATTGGCTGGCGCGCTGCAGGATCTGGACAGGGCAACCATTGTTGGTCGCCGTTCATTTGGTAAAGGCCTTGTGCAGCAACAGTTTGGTTTTGAAGATGGGTCGGCAGTGAATCTTACTGTGGCCAGGTATTATACGCCATCGGGGCGTTCCATCCAAAAATCATACAAAAACGGTGTAGACAGCTACCGGAGCGAGCTTGCCCAACGCATGCAAAAAGGCGAGCTTTTTTCAGAGCAAAGCAACCTGAACGATAGCATTTTCAAATCACCATCCAACTATCATACCTCAAGCGGGCGTAAGGTTTTTAGCGGCGGCGGTATTATGCCCGACGTTTTTGTACCTGCCGATACTACCCGGAGCACCATGCTGATTCAGGATTTGAGCCAGCAGCAATTGTTTACCGCTTATGTGATTGACAGGCAGCAGCAATTATTGAAAGAATATCCTACTGAAGACGCTTTTTTAAAACAGTATACCGTTACCAACGATGATGTAGACAGGTTTATCCTGTATGCATCGCAAACCATCAAAGAAATGGATTCGCACGAAGTAATGATATCGCGCGAGCCAATAAAAACTATTCTTAAAGCACACACCGCCCGCTTTAAATGGGGCGATAATGCTTACTTTAAAGTGGTTAATGCTGATGACGTGACGTTTAAGAAGGGCTTGGAGCAGTAG
- the era gene encoding GTPase Era, protein MAHQAGFVSIIGKPNAGKSTLMNALVGEKMSIITPKAQTTRHRILGIVNDENYQIVFSDTPGVIKPHYALHESMMHQVDGSIVDADLILLVTDIYEEYDEADVLRKLEKSDAPLAILINKIDQSDEETVKKKVEFWQEKLNPKAIFAISALHGHNIKAIMDFVIENLPEHPAYYEKDALTDRNDRFFASEMIREQVFKQYKKEIPYSTEVIVTSFLEGEKLYRISAEIIVERESQKNILIGKNGEMLKIVGTYARRSMEDFFQRKIFLETFVKVIPDWRDKKNYLKQFGYE, encoded by the coding sequence ATGGCTCATCAGGCAGGTTTTGTAAGTATAATAGGTAAGCCCAACGCGGGGAAATCAACCCTTATGAATGCGCTGGTGGGCGAAAAAATGTCAATTATCACCCCTAAAGCACAAACTACGCGTCACCGTATTTTGGGAATTGTGAATGATGAAAACTACCAGATCGTATTTTCGGATACGCCGGGTGTGATCAAACCGCACTATGCTTTGCACGAAAGCATGATGCACCAGGTGGATGGCTCGATTGTGGATGCCGACCTGATCCTCCTCGTTACCGATATCTACGAAGAATACGACGAAGCCGACGTATTGCGAAAACTTGAAAAATCTGATGCACCTCTCGCCATCCTCATCAACAAAATTGACCAAAGCGATGAGGAAACCGTTAAAAAGAAAGTTGAATTTTGGCAGGAAAAACTGAACCCGAAAGCCATTTTCGCTATCTCGGCTTTGCATGGTCACAATATCAAAGCCATTATGGATTTTGTGATCGAGAACCTTCCCGAGCACCCGGCCTATTACGAAAAAGATGCATTGACTGATCGTAACGACCGTTTCTTCGCTTCGGAGATGATCCGCGAGCAGGTGTTTAAGCAATACAAAAAAGAAATTCCTTATAGCACCGAGGTTATCGTTACTTCATTTTTAGAAGGCGAAAAACTTTACCGCATCAGTGCAGAGATCATTGTTGAGCGCGAATCACAAAAAAATATCCTCATCGGTAAAAACGGCGAAATGCTGAAGATTGTGGGCACCTACGCCCGCCGATCGATGGAAGACTTTTTCCAACGCAAAATTTTCCTCGAAACTTTCGTGAAAGTAATTCCCGATTGGCGCGACAAGAAAAACTACCTGAAACAATTCGGGTACGAATAA
- a CDS encoding NAD(P)/FAD-dependent oxidoreductase yields the protein MKDFDVIIIGGSSAGLSAGMALGRAARNVLIIDSGKPCNQPTPHSHNFFTRDGQTPQEILSIAREQTLKYPSIRLLNGEAIQAKTSEEGFEIKIASGEIFKAKKLILAYGIKDQLPSIPGFAKCWGVSVIHCPYCHGYEYKDQPTGIFANGEIGFELAKLISNWTKNLTVFTNGKFTISAEQEKIIRDNNINIIEDEITAFAHTNGYLNSIRLKNGEEIKLNALYARVPFVQHSDIAQQLGCEVNKPGYIVVEGKQKTTVSGVFACGDNSSGIRSIANAVNSGTLAGVMANLELTEEVFLTRR from the coding sequence ATGAAGGATTTTGATGTGATCATTATAGGCGGCAGCAGCGCAGGTTTATCGGCAGGAATGGCTTTGGGACGTGCCGCAAGGAACGTGTTAATTATTGATAGCGGCAAACCCTGCAACCAGCCAACGCCACACTCCCACAACTTTTTCACTCGCGATGGTCAAACTCCACAGGAAATTTTAAGCATAGCCCGCGAACAAACTTTGAAATATCCCAGTATTAGATTGCTCAATGGTGAGGCAATCCAAGCTAAAACGAGCGAAGAAGGCTTCGAAATAAAAATTGCTTCAGGAGAGATATTTAAAGCTAAAAAGTTAATTCTTGCGTATGGCATTAAAGATCAGCTGCCCAGTATTCCGGGCTTTGCCAAATGCTGGGGCGTATCGGTTATCCATTGCCCCTATTGCCATGGTTACGAATACAAAGATCAACCAACAGGTATATTCGCTAACGGCGAGATAGGTTTTGAACTGGCTAAACTCATCTCTAACTGGACAAAAAATCTTACTGTTTTCACCAATGGCAAATTTACCATTAGTGCCGAACAGGAAAAGATCATCCGCGACAACAACATCAATATTATTGAAGATGAGATCACTGCGTTTGCTCACACTAACGGCTACCTCAACAGCATTCGCCTAAAAAATGGCGAGGAAATAAAATTGAATGCCTTGTACGCAAGGGTTCCGTTTGTGCAGCATAGCGACATTGCACAGCAATTAGGTTGTGAAGTAAACAAGCCGGGTTATATAGTGGTTGAGGGTAAACAGAAAACCACTGTTTCCGGAGTTTTCGCCTGCGGTGATAACTCATCGGGAATTCGCTCAATTGCTAACGCTGTTAACAGTGGTACACTGGCTGGAGTTATGGCTAATTTGGAATTGACTGAAGAGGTTTTCCTGACCAGGAGGTAG
- a CDS encoding EthD family reductase: MKLRIVLSFFALITWLTAFGQEKPNPAIVEKGLIKISVMYPYAEGKTFNMEYYETKHMPMVAGFLGSNLVKYTIEKGIASGIPNQPLPFMAIGTFYVKSLSDYQAAIAPNRDAIRADFTNYTNISPVILVSEVIK, translated from the coding sequence ATGAAATTAAGGATAGTTTTATCATTTTTCGCGTTAATCACATGGCTTACCGCGTTTGGCCAGGAAAAGCCGAATCCTGCTATTGTTGAAAAAGGCTTAATTAAAATATCTGTCATGTACCCGTATGCCGAAGGTAAAACCTTCAATATGGAGTATTATGAAACAAAGCACATGCCGATGGTAGCCGGTTTTTTGGGCTCAAATTTGGTTAAATACACCATCGAAAAAGGAATTGCCAGTGGTATTCCTAACCAGCCGTTGCCTTTTATGGCAATCGGCACTTTTTATGTAAAAAGCCTGAGCGATTACCAGGCAGCTATCGCACCAAATAGGGATGCCATTCGGGCCGATTTTACAAACTACACCAATATCAGTCCGGTGATTTTGGTAAGTGAGGTGATTAAGTAA
- the der gene encoding ribosome biogenesis GTPase Der: MSNIVAIVGRPNVGKSTLYNRLTESRKAIVDDFSGVTRDRHYGLAEWLNHNFTVIDTGGYVANSDDVFEAAIREQVDIAIEEATVVLFVVDVTTGITDLDDDIANRLRKSKKPVFVVVNKLDNNNQVADAMVFYSLGLGEIFTISSMTGSGTGELLDEVVKHFEEEELEENTRPKYAIVGRPNVGKSSIINALIGKDRNIVTPIAGTTRDSIHIHYNQYGHDFMLVDTAGLRKKTKVKENIEFYSVMRTIKALEEADVVILMIDAVEGFESQDINIFHLAEKNKKGIVIVVNKWDLIEKNSKTIKVFEEQIRDKIAPFTDVPIVFTSVTEKQRVLKVIDVANQVYQNRARKIPTSKLNEVMLPIIENYPPPSIKGKYVKIKYITQIAGTSPMFAFFCNLPQYVKEPYYRFIENKLREHFDFSGAPVQVWFRQK, from the coding sequence ATGAGTAACATAGTAGCCATTGTGGGCAGGCCCAACGTAGGCAAATCAACATTATATAACCGCTTAACCGAAAGCCGTAAAGCTATTGTAGACGACTTTAGCGGTGTTACCCGCGACAGGCATTACGGCCTGGCCGAGTGGCTTAACCATAATTTTACCGTTATTGATACCGGAGGCTACGTAGCCAACTCCGACGATGTTTTTGAAGCCGCCATTCGCGAGCAGGTAGATATCGCCATTGAAGAAGCTACCGTGGTGTTGTTTGTGGTTGATGTAACTACCGGCATTACCGATCTGGATGATGATATTGCCAACCGTCTGCGCAAAAGCAAAAAGCCTGTTTTTGTGGTGGTAAATAAACTGGATAACAACAACCAGGTTGCCGATGCCATGGTATTTTACAGCCTTGGCCTTGGTGAGATTTTCACTATCTCATCTATGACAGGCTCTGGCACCGGCGAGCTTCTGGACGAAGTGGTAAAACACTTTGAAGAAGAAGAGCTGGAAGAAAATACCCGCCCTAAATACGCCATTGTTGGCCGTCCTAACGTGGGTAAATCATCTATCATCAATGCCCTGATAGGTAAAGACCGTAACATAGTTACCCCAATTGCAGGTACTACCCGCGATTCGATCCATATCCACTATAACCAGTACGGACATGATTTTATGCTGGTTGATACCGCCGGTTTGCGTAAAAAAACCAAGGTGAAGGAAAACATCGAGTTTTACTCGGTAATGCGTACCATCAAAGCCCTGGAAGAAGCCGATGTAGTGATTTTGATGATCGACGCTGTTGAAGGTTTTGAATCGCAGGATATCAACATCTTCCACCTGGCCGAGAAGAATAAAAAAGGCATCGTTATCGTGGTGAACAAATGGGATCTGATCGAGAAAAACAGCAAAACCATTAAAGTTTTTGAAGAGCAGATCCGCGATAAAATTGCTCCTTTTACCGATGTGCCTATCGTGTTTACTTCGGTAACCGAAAAACAAAGGGTATTAAAAGTGATTGATGTAGCCAACCAGGTTTACCAAAACCGCGCCCGCAAAATCCCTACTTCAAAACTGAACGAGGTGATGTTGCCTATTATCGAAAACTATCCCCCACCATCAATAAAAGGCAAATACGTTAAAATTAAATACATTACCCAAATTGCAGGCACGTCGCCAATGTTCGCGTTTTTCTGCAATTTGCCGCAGTATGTAAAAGAGCCGTACTACCGTTTTATTGAAAATAAACTGCGCGAACATTTCGATTTTTCGGGTGCGCCGGTACAGGTTTGGTTTAGGCAGAAGTAA